One stretch of Miscanthus floridulus cultivar M001 chromosome 18, ASM1932011v1, whole genome shotgun sequence DNA includes these proteins:
- the LOC136520429 gene encoding aspartyl protease family protein At5g10770-like, with protein sequence MAAPCCHGCWLLPLLMLLAAAGALGAEGASLVLVQLDVESLLPSTAAASCPTPQEQRPGAATATRMPIVHQHGPCSPLADKHGKKAPSHTEILVADQRRVEYIHRRVSDTTGRVRRQKQSAPVELPPGTPSSSTPASSLSSSATSTNLPASSGRALNTGNYVVPIRLGTPAARFTVVFDTGSDTTWVQCQPCVAYCYRQKEPLFNPTKSTTYANISCTSSYCSDLDSSGCSGGHCLYAVQYGDGSYTVGFYAQDTLTLGYDTVKDFRFGCGEKNRGLFGKSAGLMGLGRGSTSLPVQAYDKYSGVFAYCIPATSAGTGFLDFGPGAPAAVNARLTPMLVDNGPTFYYVGMTGIKVGGHLLSIPGTVFSDAGALVDSGTVITRLPPSAYEPLRSAFAKGMEGLGYKTAPAFSILDTCYDLTGHQGGSIELPAVSLVFQGGACLDVDASGILYVADVSQACLAFAANDDDTDVTIVGNTQQKTYSVLYDLGKKVVGFAPGAC encoded by the exons ATGGCTGCGCCCTGCTGCCATGGCTGCTGGCTGCTCCCCCTGCTCATGCTGCTTGCTGCCGCGGGTGCTCTTGGTGCAGAGGGCGCTTCCCTTGTGCTTGTGCAGCTGGACGTGGAGTCGCTGCTCCCTTCCACAGCAGCCGCGTCTTGCCCCACGCCACAAG AACAAAGGCCTGGGGCTGCGACGGCCACGAGGATGCCCATCGTGCACCAGCACGGCCCGTGCTCGCCGCTGGCCGACAAGCACGGGAAGAAGGCGCCGTCCCACACGGAGATCCTCGTCGCGGACCAGCGCCGCGTCGAGTACATCCATCGCCGTGTGTCCGATACCACCGGGCGGGTGAGGCGGCAGAAGCAAAGCGCACCAGTGGAGCTCCCGCCCGGCACGCCGTCGTCGTCAACCCCCGCGTCGTCGCTGTCGTCCTCCGCCACGTCGACGAACCTGCCGGCGTCGTCCGGGCGCGCGCTGAACACGGGCAACTACGTGGTGCCCATCCGCCTCGGCACGCCGGCGGCGCGGTTCACGGTGGTGTTCGACACCGGCAGCGACACGACGTGGGTGCAGTGCCAGCCGTGCGTGGCCTACTGCTACCGGCAGAAGGAGCCCCTCTTCAACCCCACCAAGTCCACCACCTACGCCAACATCTCTTGCACGTCGTCCTACTGCTCCGACCTCGACAGCAGCGGCTGCTCCGGCGGCCACTGCCTCTACGCCGTCCAGTACGGCGACGGCTCCTACACCGTCGGCTTCTACGCCCAGGACACGCTCACCCTGGGCTACGACACCGTCAAG GACTTCCGGTTCGGGTGCGGCGAGAAGAACCGCGGGCTGTTCGGGAAATCGGCGGGGCTGATGGGCCTCGGCCGCGGCAGCACATCGCTGCCGGTGCAGGCGTACGACAAGTACAGCGGCGTGTTCGCGTACTGCATCCCGGCGACGTCGGCCGGGACGGGGTTCCTGGACTTCGGGCCGGGCGCGCCGGCGGCGGTGAACGCGCGCCTGACGCCGATGCTGGTGGACAACGGGCCGACGTTCTACTACGTGGGGATGACGGGCATCAAGGTGGGCGGGCACCTGCTGTCCATCCCGGGCACCGTCTTCTCCGACGCTGGCGCGCTGGTGGACTCCGGCACGGTGATCACGCGGCTGCCGCCGTCGGCGTACGAGCCGCTGCGGTCGGCGTTCGCCAAGGGCATGGAGGGCCTGGGGTACAAGACGGCCCCGGCGTTCTCGATCCTGGACACCTGCTACGACCTGACGGGGCACCAGGGGGGGAGTATCGAGCTACCCGCGGTGTCGCTGGTGTTCCAGGGCGGCGCGTGCCTGGACGTGGACGCGTCGGGGATCCTGTACGTGGCGGACGTGTCGCAGGCGTGCCTGGCGTTCGCGGCCAACGACGACGACACCGACGTGACCATCGTCGGGAACACGCAGCAGAAGACGTACAGCGTGCTGTACGACCTCGGCAAGAAGGTCGTCGGCTTCGCCCCAGGAGCTTGCTGA
- the LOC136524210 gene encoding uncharacterized protein, with translation MAQPPNLKRRSLPLSDWRSGLPEDLLEFIGQRLASGHDAASFRSTCSPWRAAVPFTTFGSLLLLPFDSDSNRVGFYCVPEKKVLSKTLPDVRGKVACGSSCGWLALMDEVASVTLLNPFASARAPCVELPPAGEYVVAASSSERVSRVHGRWVLHPTNGYGDADAAGRAIKLEDMRDVFFREIVLSAPPDAAGRECVAMGMLGCSTEVMFCRVGVDSAWTLLDTKLEFSVGSIVHYQDKFL, from the coding sequence ATGGCTCAACCTCCGAATCtcaagagaaggtccctacctctctctgactggagatccggcctgccagaggatctcctcgagttcatcgggcagcgtctcgcgtcaggccacgacgcggcATCCTTCCGATCcacttgctccccatggcgcgccgccgtCCCGTTCACGACCTTCGGGTCGCTCCTGCTACTCCCGTTCGACTCCGACTCAAaccgcgtcggcttctactgcgtcccagagaagaaggtcttgtccaagacgctgcccgacgtgcgcggcaaggtggcgtgtggctcctcgtgtgggtggctggcgctcatggacgaggtagcgtccgtgacgctgctgaatccattcgccaGTGCCCGTGCCCCCTgcgttgagctcccgccagcagGCGAATACGTCGTGGCGGCGTCCTCATCAgaacgcgtgtctagggtccatggccggtgggtcctccatcccaccaacggctatGGGGACGCAGATGccgcaggcagagccatcaagctagaagacatgagggacgtgttcttccgtgagatcgtACTCTCGGCACCGCCTGACGCCGCCGGccgcgagtgcgtggccatgggcatgcttgggtgctccacggaggtcatgttctgccgggttggagtcgacagcgcatggacgctgctcgacaccaaactggagttctccgtggggtccatcgtccactaCCAAGACAAGTTCTTGTGA